Proteins from a genomic interval of Pseudomonas versuta:
- the ccoS gene encoding cbb3-type cytochrome oxidase assembly protein CcoS, giving the protein MPALYIMIPAALLIVAIAIYVFFWAVDSGQYDDLDSPAHSILFDDQDPQHTAAVEEARLHHPESDPDTDSKAPPHA; this is encoded by the coding sequence ATGCCAGCGCTTTACATCATGATTCCCGCGGCCTTGCTGATTGTCGCAATCGCTATCTATGTCTTCTTCTGGGCAGTAGACAGCGGCCAGTACGACGACCTCGACAGCCCTGCCCACAGCATCCTGTTTGACGACCAGGACCCGCAGCACACAGCGGCTGTCGAAGAAGCCAGGCTTCATCACCCGGAATCGGACCCAGACACCGACAGCAAGGCGCCACCCCATGCTTGA
- a CDS encoding FixH family protein, translated as MPAANASSPWYKHLWPWIIIAILACSVTLTLSMVTIAVNNPDNLVNDNYYEAGKGINRSLDRELLGQTLQLKAKLRMDEMTGEVVLLLEGNSKPQVLELNLISPTQPEKDRKISLSQSASEPGRYIGQLDDKVAGRRFVELLGVEDGKTWRLFEEELVGPDKDLLLGDEPLQGAEDRKAK; from the coding sequence ATGCCCGCAGCAAACGCCTCCAGCCCTTGGTACAAGCATCTTTGGCCGTGGATCATCATTGCCATTCTCGCCTGCTCGGTGACGCTGACCCTGTCGATGGTGACCATTGCCGTGAATAACCCGGACAACCTGGTCAACGACAACTACTACGAGGCCGGCAAAGGCATCAACCGCTCCCTTGACCGCGAATTGCTGGGCCAGACCCTGCAACTCAAGGCCAAGCTGCGCATGGACGAAATGACCGGCGAAGTGGTGCTGCTGCTTGAGGGCAACAGCAAACCGCAGGTGCTGGAGCTGAACCTGATTTCTCCGACTCAACCCGAGAAAGACCGCAAGATCAGTCTGAGCCAGAGCGCATCAGAACCGGGCCGTTACATCGGCCAACTGGATGACAAGGTCGCAGGCCGTCGCTTTGTAGAGCTGCTGGGCGTTGAAGACGGCAAAACCTGGCGCCTGTTTGAAGAGGAGCTGGTAGGACCTGACAAGGACCTGCTGCTGGGCGACGAGCCCCTGCAGGGCGCAGAAGACCGCAAAGCGAAATAA
- a CDS encoding sulfite exporter TauE/SafE family protein produces MLELAPLLVSAVILGLLGGGHCLGMCGGLMGALTLAIPKEQRSRRFRLLLAYNLGRILSYAAAGLLLGLAGWAVANSPAAMYMRILAGLLLICMGLYLAGWWSGLTRIEGLGRGLWRHIQPVANRLLPVSSLPRALLLGALWGWLPCGLVYSTLIWSASQGSAIDSALLMLAFGLGTWPVLLATGLAAERVTALLRKRSVRMAGGLLVILFGIWTLPGPHQHWLMGH; encoded by the coding sequence ATGCTTGAGCTGGCACCACTGCTGGTTTCGGCCGTGATTCTGGGCCTGCTCGGGGGCGGCCATTGCCTGGGCATGTGCGGCGGCCTGATGGGGGCGTTGACCCTGGCCATTCCCAAAGAGCAACGCAGTCGACGCTTTCGGTTGCTGCTGGCCTATAACCTGGGGCGAATCCTTAGCTACGCCGCCGCGGGCTTATTGCTGGGGCTCGCCGGATGGGCAGTGGCCAATAGTCCGGCGGCGATGTATATGCGCATCCTCGCCGGGCTGCTGCTGATTTGCATGGGGCTGTATCTGGCGGGCTGGTGGAGCGGCCTGACCCGTATCGAAGGCCTGGGACGCGGCCTGTGGCGGCATATCCAGCCCGTTGCCAACCGGTTGCTGCCAGTGTCGAGCCTGCCTCGCGCATTGCTGCTGGGCGCGCTCTGGGGCTGGCTGCCATGCGGCCTGGTCTACAGCACGCTGATCTGGTCGGCCAGCCAGGGCAGCGCGATCGACAGTGCACTCCTGATGCTGGCTTTCGGTCTGGGTACCTGGCCCGTGCTGCTGGCAACCGGACTTGCGGCCGAGCGCGTCACGGCGTTGCTGCGCAAACGCAGCGTGCGTATGGCCGGCGGGTTACTGGTAATCCTGTTCGGCATCTGGACCTTGCCCGGCCCGCACCAGCACTGGTTGATGGGGCATTAG
- a CDS encoding heavy metal translocating P-type ATPase — MTSPVPCYHCALPVPPGSRYTAVVLGQLREFCCPGCQAVAEAIVAGGLESYYQHRSEASANPQALPVQLVEELALYDRADVQKPFVRHEGEQAETTLLIEGISCAACGWLIEKHLRHLPAVSEARLNLSNHRLHVRWADSQLPLSEILSELRHIGYAAHPYQADRATEQLATENRLALRQLGVAGLLWFQAMMATMATWPEFNIDLSPEMHTILRWVALFLTTPIVFYSCTPFFKGAMRDLRTRHLTMDVSVSLAIGGAYVAGIWTAITGVGELYFDAVGMFALFLLAGRYLERRARERTAAATAQLVNLLPASCLRLSDDGQSERILLTELKVGDKVLVHPGAVLPADGKILDGQSSIDESLLTGEYLPQARRAGDAVTAGTLNVEGALTVEVLALGQDTRLSAIVRLLDRAQSEKPRLAEIADKAAQWFLLFSLIAAAGIGLLWWQLDPSRAFWIVLAMLVATCPCALSLATPTALTAATGTLHKLGLLLTRGHVIEGLNQIDTVIFDKTGTLTEGRLTLRAIRPLGELDSDQCLGLAAALENRSEHPIARAFGRAAQAAEQVQSTPGRGLEGLVGDRRLRIGQPGFVCELSHCPVPHMPDEPGQWLLLGDTRGPLAWLVLDDRLRDDAPALLAACRARGWRTLLLSGDSSPMVDSVAAELGIDEARGGLRPDDKLQVLQQLHARGRKVLMLGDGVNDVPVLAAADISVAMGSATDLAKTSADAVLLSNRLDALVQAFSLARRTRRVIIENLLWAGLYNGLMLPFAALGWITPIWAAIGMSISSLTVVLNALRLTRMPRQAHTQLASQTRPLPI, encoded by the coding sequence ATGACCTCTCCCGTTCCCTGCTATCACTGCGCCCTGCCCGTCCCTCCTGGCAGCCGGTATACCGCCGTTGTTCTGGGCCAGCTGCGCGAGTTCTGCTGCCCCGGGTGCCAGGCGGTGGCGGAAGCGATCGTGGCCGGCGGCCTGGAAAGCTATTACCAGCATCGCAGCGAAGCCTCGGCCAACCCTCAAGCGCTCCCCGTACAACTGGTTGAAGAGCTGGCCCTGTATGACCGCGCCGATGTGCAAAAACCCTTTGTCCGGCATGAGGGCGAACAGGCCGAAACCACCCTGCTGATCGAAGGCATCAGTTGCGCCGCCTGTGGCTGGCTGATTGAAAAACACCTGCGCCACCTGCCTGCGGTGAGCGAAGCACGGCTCAACCTGTCCAACCACCGCTTGCATGTACGCTGGGCCGACAGCCAGTTACCACTGAGTGAAATACTCAGCGAACTGCGCCACATCGGCTATGCCGCGCACCCGTATCAGGCTGACAGGGCGACGGAACAACTGGCCACTGAAAACCGCCTGGCTTTGCGTCAGCTGGGTGTCGCCGGACTGCTGTGGTTCCAGGCGATGATGGCAACCATGGCCACCTGGCCCGAATTCAACATCGATCTCAGCCCCGAGATGCACACCATCCTGCGTTGGGTTGCACTGTTTCTGACAACGCCCATCGTGTTTTACAGCTGTACCCCCTTTTTCAAAGGCGCCATGCGCGACTTGCGCACCCGCCATCTGACCATGGATGTCTCGGTTTCGCTGGCGATCGGCGGCGCCTATGTCGCGGGTATCTGGACGGCCATCACCGGTGTCGGCGAGCTGTATTTCGATGCGGTCGGCATGTTCGCCCTGTTCTTGCTGGCCGGGCGCTATCTGGAGCGCCGTGCCCGTGAGCGCACTGCCGCCGCGACCGCACAACTGGTCAACCTGCTGCCTGCGTCCTGCTTGCGATTGAGTGATGACGGGCAGAGCGAGCGCATTCTGCTGACCGAACTGAAAGTCGGCGACAAGGTGCTGGTCCACCCCGGCGCGGTTCTTCCGGCCGACGGCAAGATTCTGGACGGCCAGTCAAGCATCGATGAGTCTTTGCTGACCGGCGAGTACTTGCCCCAGGCACGCCGGGCTGGCGATGCGGTCACCGCCGGGACCCTGAATGTCGAAGGTGCACTGACCGTCGAGGTATTGGCCCTGGGCCAGGACACACGCCTGTCTGCCATCGTGCGCCTGCTGGACCGGGCCCAGAGCGAGAAACCGCGGCTGGCCGAGATCGCCGATAAAGCCGCGCAATGGTTCTTGCTGTTTTCATTGATTGCCGCTGCCGGGATCGGCCTGCTGTGGTGGCAACTCGATCCATCGCGGGCTTTCTGGATCGTCCTGGCAATGCTGGTGGCCACCTGCCCTTGCGCCCTGTCACTGGCAACACCGACCGCGCTCACGGCCGCTACAGGGACGTTGCACAAGCTGGGGCTGCTGCTGACGCGCGGCCATGTGATCGAGGGGCTGAACCAGATCGACACGGTGATCTTCGACAAGACCGGCACCCTCACCGAAGGCCGGCTGACCTTGCGCGCCATCCGGCCACTGGGCGAACTGGACAGCGATCAGTGCCTGGGCCTGGCGGCAGCCCTTGAGAACCGTTCGGAACACCCGATCGCCCGGGCGTTCGGCCGCGCAGCACAAGCCGCCGAACAGGTGCAAAGCACGCCGGGCCGCGGCCTTGAAGGCCTGGTGGGCGATCGGCGGTTGCGCATCGGCCAGCCGGGTTTTGTCTGCGAGCTGAGCCACTGCCCGGTCCCGCACATGCCCGACGAACCCGGTCAATGGCTGTTACTGGGCGATACCCGGGGCCCGCTGGCCTGGCTGGTGCTCGATGACCGCCTGCGCGACGATGCCCCCGCACTGCTGGCCGCCTGCAGGGCGCGCGGCTGGCGCACGCTGCTGCTCTCGGGAGACAGTTCGCCGATGGTCGACAGCGTAGCCGCCGAGCTGGGTATCGATGAAGCCCGGGGCGGCTTGCGCCCGGATGACAAACTGCAGGTATTGCAACAACTGCATGCCCGGGGCCGCAAAGTGTTGATGCTCGGTGACGGCGTCAATGATGTGCCGGTGCTGGCTGCCGCCGATATCAGCGTGGCGATGGGCTCGGCCACTGACCTGGCCAAAACCAGTGCCGATGCGGTATTGCTGTCCAATCGCCTGGATGCACTGGTGCAAGCCTTCAGCCTGGCCCGGCGCACGCGCCGGGTGATCATCGAGAACCTGCTCTGGGCCGGCTTGTATAACGGCCTTATGCTGCCTTTTGCGGCGCTGGGCTGGATCACCCCGATCTGGGCCGCCATCGGCATGTCGATCAGCTCGTTGACGGTGGTGCTTAACGCTTTGCGCCTGACCCGCATGCCCCGTCAGGCGCATACTCAGCTTGCATCACAAACCCGCCCGCTACCGATCTGA
- the ccoG gene encoding cytochrome c oxidase accessory protein CcoG, translating to MSNQIPVKNVTAPEQKTGESVDLYAAREKIYTRAFTGLFRNLRIAGGAVLFLLYFGTVWLNWGGHQAVWWNLPERKFFIFGATFWPQDFILLSGLLIVAAFGLFFITVYAGRVWCGYTCPQSVWTWVFMWCEKVTEGDRNQRIKLDKAPMSANKFLRKFSKHSLWLLIGFVTGMTFVGYFSPIRELVFDFFTGQADGWAYFWVGFFTLATYGNAGWLREQVCIYMCPYARFQSVMFDKDTLIVSYDPRRGEVRGPRKKDTDYKALGLGDCIDCTMCVQVCPTGIDIRDGLQIECIGCAACIDACDSIMDKMNYPRGLISYTTEHNLSGQKTRKLRPRLIGYALVLLTMMGLLAAAFYTRTLVGFDVSKDRVLYRENAEGRIENVYSLKIMNKDQQDHTYVLEATGLPDLKLQGKREIKVAAGDIVSLPVELSIAPEQLPSSTNEVFFILKDADHNDVTVKAKSRFIGPQIR from the coding sequence ATGAGCAATCAGATTCCTGTTAAAAACGTCACTGCGCCTGAGCAAAAAACCGGCGAAAGCGTCGATTTGTATGCTGCCCGGGAAAAGATCTACACCCGGGCCTTTACCGGTCTTTTCCGCAACTTGCGCATCGCCGGCGGGGCGGTGCTTTTCTTGCTGTATTTCGGCACGGTATGGCTCAACTGGGGCGGCCACCAGGCGGTCTGGTGGAACCTTCCCGAACGTAAATTCTTTATTTTTGGTGCCACCTTCTGGCCACAGGATTTCATCCTGCTGTCCGGGCTGCTGATCGTTGCCGCCTTTGGCCTGTTCTTTATTACCGTATACGCCGGACGCGTGTGGTGTGGTTACACCTGCCCGCAAAGTGTCTGGACCTGGGTATTCATGTGGTGCGAGAAGGTCACAGAAGGTGACCGCAACCAGCGCATCAAGCTCGACAAGGCGCCGATGAGCGCCAACAAGTTCCTGCGAAAATTCAGCAAACACAGCCTGTGGCTGCTGATCGGCTTTGTCACCGGCATGACCTTCGTCGGTTACTTCTCGCCGATACGCGAACTGGTTTTCGACTTCTTTACCGGCCAGGCTGATGGCTGGGCGTATTTCTGGGTCGGCTTTTTCACCCTGGCCACCTACGGCAACGCTGGCTGGTTGCGCGAGCAGGTGTGCATTTACATGTGTCCGTATGCCCGCTTCCAGAGCGTGATGTTCGACAAGGACACGCTGATCGTTTCCTACGATCCGCGGCGCGGCGAAGTCCGTGGCCCGCGCAAAAAAGACACTGACTACAAGGCCCTGGGCCTGGGCGATTGCATCGACTGCACCATGTGCGTACAGGTGTGCCCGACCGGGATCGACATTCGTGACGGCCTGCAGATCGAGTGCATCGGCTGCGCCGCCTGTATCGATGCCTGCGACAGCATCATGGACAAAATGAACTACCCGCGCGGCCTGATCAGCTACACCACCGAGCACAACCTCTCGGGCCAGAAAACCCGCAAGTTGCGCCCGCGCCTGATTGGCTATGCGCTGGTCCTGCTGACCATGATGGGCCTGCTGGCAGCAGCGTTTTATACCCGCACCCTGGTGGGGTTCGATGTCAGTAAAGACCGCGTGCTCTACCGCGAAAACGCTGAAGGCCGGATCGAAAACGTCTACAGCCTGAAGATCATGAACAAGGACCAGCAAGACCATACCTACGTGCTGGAGGCCACCGGCCTGCCTGACCTGAAACTGCAGGGCAAACGCGAAATCAAGGTCGCGGCGGGCGACATCGTCAGCCTGCCGGTCGAGCTCTCGATTGCGCCGGAGCAGCTACCCTCCAGCACCAACGAAGTGTTCTTCATCCTCAAGGATGCCGACCACAACGACGTGACCGTTAAAGCCAAGAGCCGTTTCATCGGCCCACAAATCAGATAA
- the hemN gene encoding oxygen-independent coproporphyrinogen III oxidase, which translates to MLDAIRWDSDLIRRYDLAGPRYTSYPTAMQFTDQVSTFDLLHALRESRKALRPLSLYVHVPFCANICYYCACNKVITKDRGRAQPYLQRLEQEIRQVACHLDPKQKVEQLHFGGGTPTFLSHDELRQLMASLREHFNLLDDDSGDYGIEIDPREADWSTMGLLRELGFNRVSIGLQDLDPQVQRAVNRLQSLEETRAVIDAARTLQFRSINIDLIYGLPKQTPEAFAQTIKEVINLQPDRLSVFNYAHLPERFMPQRRINTSDLPSPADKLKMLECTIAQLTAAGYRYIGMDHFALPDDELAIAQEEATLQRNFQGYTTHGHCDLIGLGVSAISQIGELYCQNDSDIAQYQRTLASGQLATARGLLCNQDDRIRREVIQQIICNLHLPFAHIEQAFNIDFRGYFAPQWPALQKMAADGLIELGPEQLTVLPAGRLLVRSVCMVFDAYLEQASRQRFSRVI; encoded by the coding sequence ATGCTCGACGCCATTCGTTGGGACTCAGATTTAATTCGCCGCTACGACCTGGCCGGACCGCGCTATACCTCGTATCCGACGGCCATGCAGTTCACTGACCAGGTCAGCACATTCGATCTGCTGCACGCCCTGCGTGAAAGCCGCAAGGCGCTGAGGCCCCTGTCGCTGTATGTACACGTGCCGTTCTGCGCCAATATTTGCTACTACTGCGCCTGCAACAAGGTCATCACCAAGGACCGCGGCCGAGCGCAGCCTTACTTGCAGCGCCTGGAACAAGAAATCCGCCAGGTCGCCTGCCACCTCGACCCCAAACAAAAAGTCGAGCAACTGCACTTTGGCGGTGGCACGCCGACCTTTCTCAGCCACGATGAATTGCGCCAATTGATGGCCAGCCTGCGTGAGCATTTCAATTTGCTGGACGACGATTCCGGCGATTACGGCATCGAAATCGACCCGCGTGAAGCCGACTGGTCGACCATGGGCCTGTTGCGCGAGCTGGGGTTCAATCGCGTCAGCATTGGCCTGCAAGACCTCGACCCCCAAGTCCAGCGGGCAGTCAACCGCCTGCAAAGCCTGGAAGAAACCCGTGCCGTGATCGATGCTGCGCGCACCTTGCAGTTTCGCTCGATCAATATCGACCTGATCTACGGCCTTCCCAAGCAAACCCCCGAAGCCTTCGCGCAAACCATCAAAGAAGTGATCAACCTGCAACCGGATCGCTTGTCGGTATTCAATTACGCGCACTTGCCTGAGCGTTTCATGCCGCAACGCCGGATCAACACCAGTGACCTGCCCTCGCCGGCCGATAAACTGAAAATGCTGGAGTGCACCATTGCACAACTGACAGCCGCCGGTTATCGCTACATCGGCATGGATCACTTCGCGCTGCCGGACGATGAACTGGCCATCGCCCAGGAAGAAGCCACCCTGCAACGCAACTTCCAGGGCTATACCACCCACGGCCATTGCGACCTGATCGGGCTCGGTGTCTCGGCCATCAGCCAGATTGGCGAGCTGTACTGCCAGAATGACAGCGACATCGCCCAGTATCAGCGCACCCTGGCCAGCGGCCAGCTCGCAACCGCTCGAGGCCTGTTGTGCAATCAGGATGACCGGATCCGGCGCGAAGTCATTCAACAAATCATCTGCAATCTGCACTTGCCGTTCGCCCACATCGAGCAGGCGTTCAATATCGATTTTCGAGGGTATTTTGCGCCGCAGTGGCCCGCGCTGCAGAAAATGGCCGCAGACGGCCTGATTGAACTTGGGCCTGAGCAACTGACCGTGCTGCCCGCCGGGCGGCTGTTGGTACGTTCGGTGTGCATGGTATTTGATGCGTACCTGGAACAGGCCAGTCGGCAGCGATTTTCCCGGGTGATTTAG
- a CDS encoding adenine phosphoribosyltransferase codes for MTRDDFCLKSLIRPVIDFPKAGVIFRDITPLYQSPRAMRVIADTFIERYVEADFSHIGAMDARGFLIGSVLAHQLNKPLILFRKQGKLPADVLAEGYQTEYGEAFLEVHADSLCEGNSLLIVDDLIATGGTLIAAASLVRRMGAKVFEAAAIIDLPELGGSKRLQDMGVPTFCLTEFSLTE; via the coding sequence ATGACTCGCGACGATTTTTGCCTCAAATCCTTGATTCGCCCCGTGATTGACTTCCCCAAGGCGGGGGTCATTTTTCGTGACATCACGCCGCTGTATCAATCCCCACGCGCCATGCGCGTCATTGCCGATACCTTTATCGAACGCTACGTCGAGGCCGACTTCAGCCACATTGGCGCAATGGATGCCCGTGGTTTTTTGATCGGCTCAGTGCTCGCGCATCAACTCAACAAGCCGCTGATCCTGTTTCGCAAACAAGGCAAGTTGCCCGCCGATGTTTTGGCCGAGGGCTATCAGACGGAATATGGCGAAGCGTTTCTGGAGGTTCACGCCGACAGCCTGTGTGAGGGCAACTCGCTGCTGATCGTCGATGACTTGATCGCCACTGGCGGAACCCTGATCGCTGCTGCCAGCCTGGTGCGCCGCATGGGCGCGAAGGTATTTGAAGCGGCTGCGATTATTGATCTGCCTGAGCTGGGCGGGTCGAAACGCCTGCAGGATATGGGCGTTCCGACGTTTTGCCTGACTGAGTTCTCACTGACGGAGTAA
- a CDS encoding YbaB/EbfC family nucleoid-associated protein → MMKGGMAGLMKQAQQMQEKMAKMQEELANAEVTGKAGGDMVTVVMTGRHDIKRVSIDPALLEGVSEDDREVLEDLFAAAVNDAVRKIEANSQDKMSGVTSGMQLPPGMKLPF, encoded by the coding sequence ATGATGAAAGGTGGCATGGCCGGCCTGATGAAGCAGGCACAGCAGATGCAGGAAAAAATGGCCAAGATGCAGGAAGAACTGGCCAATGCTGAAGTTACCGGTAAGGCCGGTGGCGATATGGTGACTGTGGTCATGACCGGTCGTCACGACATCAAGCGTGTGAGCATTGATCCGGCTCTGCTTGAAGGCGTCAGCGAAGACGACCGCGAAGTGCTGGAAGATCTGTTTGCTGCTGCTGTCAACGACGCCGTACGCAAGATCGAAGCCAACAGCCAGGACAAAATGTCCGGCGTGACCTCCGGTATGCAACTGCCGCCGGGTATGAAGCTGCCGTTCTAA
- the recR gene encoding recombination mediator RecR, whose protein sequence is MSFSPLIRQLIDALRTLPGVGQKTAQRMALQLLERDRSGGSRLALALTQAMEGVGHCRLCRTLTEDDLCPQCADVRRDDTLLCVVEGPMDVYAVEQTGYRGRYFVLKGHLSPLDGLGPEAIGIPQLMTRIAEQGTFAEVILATNPTVEGEATAHYIAQLLSNKGLIASRIAHGVPLGGELELVDGGTLAHSFSGRRPIAL, encoded by the coding sequence ATGAGCTTTAGCCCCCTGATTCGCCAACTGATCGATGCCTTGCGCACCTTGCCGGGGGTAGGTCAAAAGACTGCACAGCGCATGGCTTTGCAATTGCTTGAGCGTGATCGCAGTGGCGGTTCGCGTCTGGCGCTGGCCTTGACGCAGGCTATGGAGGGTGTGGGTCATTGTCGCCTGTGCAGAACCCTGACCGAGGATGATCTGTGCCCGCAGTGTGCCGATGTGCGCCGCGACGACACCCTGCTCTGTGTGGTTGAGGGGCCCATGGATGTGTATGCCGTCGAGCAGACCGGTTACCGCGGTCGCTACTTTGTGCTCAAAGGGCATTTGTCACCGCTGGATGGCCTGGGCCCGGAGGCGATTGGCATTCCACAGCTGATGACGCGTATTGCAGAGCAGGGCACCTTCGCCGAGGTAATCCTGGCGACCAATCCTACGGTCGAAGGTGAGGCTACCGCGCATTACATTGCGCAATTGCTGAGCAACAAAGGCCTTATTGCTTCGCGCATCGCGCACGGCGTACCGCTGGGGGGCGAGCTGGAACTGGTTGACGGCGGAACACTGGCCCACTCATTCTCCGGGCGCAGACCCATCGCACTGTAG
- the ccoP gene encoding cytochrome-c oxidase, cbb3-type subunit III, which yields MTTFWSLYVTVLSLGTIFALTWLLLATRKGQRSEQTDETVGHSYDGIEEYDNPMPKWWFMLFIGTIIFALGYLVLYPGLGNWKGLLPGYDYLDTKEKTAFANGQTGWTGVHEWEKEMAKSDAKFGPIFAKYAAMPIEEVAKDPQALKMGGRLFASNCSVCHGSDAKGAYGFPNLTDADWRWGGTPTDIKTTIMGGRHAIMPGWSEVIGEQGVSDVAAYVLTGLDGRKLPEGAKADPAKGKELFATNCAVCHGPEGKGNPLMGAPNLTHPGAFIYGSSFAQLQQTIRYGRQGQMPAQADLQGNDKVHLLAAYVYSLSHGDEAKAAE from the coding sequence ATGACTACGTTCTGGAGTCTGTACGTCACAGTCCTCAGTCTGGGTACCATCTTCGCCTTGACCTGGTTGTTGCTGGCTACCCGCAAGGGCCAACGCAGCGAGCAAACTGACGAGACAGTTGGGCACTCTTACGACGGGATTGAGGAGTACGACAACCCGATGCCTAAATGGTGGTTCATGCTGTTCATCGGCACCATCATTTTCGCCCTTGGCTACCTGGTGCTCTACCCGGGCCTGGGTAACTGGAAAGGCCTGTTGCCGGGCTACGATTACCTGGACACCAAAGAGAAAACCGCGTTTGCCAATGGCCAGACAGGCTGGACCGGTGTTCACGAGTGGGAAAAGGAGATGGCTAAATCGGACGCCAAGTTCGGACCGATCTTCGCCAAATACGCTGCCATGCCTATTGAAGAAGTGGCCAAAGACCCGCAAGCACTGAAAATGGGTGGCCGTCTGTTCGCCTCCAACTGCTCGGTGTGCCACGGTTCTGACGCCAAAGGCGCCTATGGCTTCCCTAACCTGACCGACGCCGACTGGCGCTGGGGCGGTACGCCAACGGACATCAAGACCACCATCATGGGGGGTCGCCACGCGATCATGCCGGGCTGGTCTGAAGTGATCGGCGAACAAGGCGTGAGCGACGTTGCCGCCTATGTCCTGACCGGCCTGGACGGTCGCAAACTGCCCGAAGGCGCGAAAGCAGACCCTGCCAAAGGCAAGGAACTGTTCGCCACCAACTGTGCGGTGTGCCACGGCCCGGAAGGCAAAGGCAACCCGCTGATGGGCGCACCGAACCTGACCCACCCGGGTGCATTCATCTACGGTTCGAGCTTCGCCCAACTGCAGCAGACCATCCGTTACGGCCGTCAGGGCCAGATGCCTGCACAGGCTGACTTGCAAGGGAACGACAAGGTCCACCTGCTGGCCGCCTATGTTTACAGCTTGTCCCATGGCGATGAGGCCAAGGCAGCCGAGTAA
- a CDS encoding CcoQ/FixQ family Cbb3-type cytochrome c oxidase assembly chaperone, translating to MDIGMIRGLGTVVVMVAFIGLALWVFSPRRKSEFDDATLLPFKDDPEAIKHVEQEQASRSNKE from the coding sequence ATGGATATCGGGATGATTCGTGGCCTGGGCACTGTCGTCGTGATGGTGGCTTTTATCGGTTTGGCATTGTGGGTTTTCAGTCCGCGACGCAAGTCGGAGTTTGATGACGCTACCTTATTGCCCTTCAAGGATGATCCCGAAGCCATCAAGCACGTCGAGCAAGAGCAAGCTTCTAGGAGTAACAAAGAATGA
- the fnr gene encoding fumarate/nitrate reduction transcriptional regulator Fnr has protein sequence MSEPVKVRAHSQAHCKDCSLAPLCLPLSLNLEDMDALEEIVKRGRPLKKGEFLFRQGDPFVSVYAVRSGALKTFSLSDSGEEQLTGFHLPSELVGLSGMDTESYPVSAQALETTPVCEIPFERLDELSVQLPQLRRQLMRIMSREIRDDQQMMLLLSKKTADERIATFLVNLSARFRARGFSANQFRLSMSRNEIGNYLGLAVETVSRVFTRLQENQLITAEGKEVHILDPIKLCALAGGSLEI, from the coding sequence ATGTCCGAGCCAGTAAAAGTGCGCGCTCATAGCCAGGCTCACTGCAAGGATTGCAGTCTGGCGCCTCTGTGTTTGCCACTTTCGTTGAATCTGGAAGACATGGATGCGTTAGAGGAAATCGTCAAGCGCGGTCGTCCATTGAAGAAAGGCGAGTTCCTGTTCCGTCAGGGCGACCCATTTGTCTCGGTTTATGCCGTCCGTTCCGGGGCGCTCAAAACATTCAGTCTCAGTGACAGTGGCGAAGAGCAACTCACCGGCTTCCACTTGCCGAGCGAGCTGGTCGGCTTGTCAGGCATGGACACCGAATCCTATCCGGTGTCTGCCCAGGCACTGGAGACCACGCCTGTTTGCGAAATCCCTTTCGAGCGTCTGGACGAACTTTCGGTACAACTGCCACAACTGCGTCGCCAGTTAATGCGCATCATGAGCCGGGAAATTCGTGACGATCAGCAAATGATGCTGTTGTTGTCGAAAAAGACCGCCGATGAGCGTATCGCGACCTTTCTGGTCAACCTGTCCGCGCGTTTCCGCGCCCGTGGTTTCTCGGCCAACCAGTTCCGCCTGAGCATGTCGCGCAATGAAATTGGCAACTACCTGGGCCTGGCAGTCGAAACGGTATCCCGGGTATTTACCCGCCTGCAAGAAAACCAGCTGATCACCGCCGAAGGCAAAGAAGTGCACATTCTTGATCCGATCAAGCTGTGCGCCCTGGCCGGTGGCTCTCTGGAAATCTGA